One region of Labrus bergylta chromosome 23, fLabBer1.1, whole genome shotgun sequence genomic DNA includes:
- the LOC109997948 gene encoding zinc finger protein 154 isoform X1: MAWKSTGTPLPPASFLLVVPPVRLVSALMLQIVQQHVVTRYDKLVDFITLTTEMVPELLNPSQRAQLILGLRARLVLELCRGDGVANLQAIQSHLDKIHACGSDLSSTDEMQVNGDILEMSYTNFASLVQNLLNVPYEKDYFFREVFPENYGSNYDQRLQQLVSRFLSRLEQLLPIPDLQQTAAWLTETDYVAEELDQHLSESFAVKTLLLHHRHLGTLSSDSSSSEEDNLLSTLALPVQTAVERLTEHFSEDDDYVSEEQTLEELDEDSNKDNADESLPKKETGHPARLFICSQCSFTHQTKRRVQQHIQSEHHMTVPVLKRFSVKDGERTRQTSKESNTEKDKQGGGSKKKKQQKDGDKKKREHKWKKKDNLENKERCATKEPTEEDKRFLNRRAVNKNFTEEETKCSKCEKTFELPNQLKTHMKLHSLKHHCSQCEKGFSSSSGYYQHQRLHKSGRIFNCSHCNKGFLCNYSLKQHERLHEGPSNQCGVCGKGFSKAGIKRHMQMHRGEKNYLCTTCGKMFFSSGELLLHTRSHTGETPYTCTHCGKGFSSKSHLIVHNRSHTGERPYLCSECPKRFLTLNCLKRHTLSHNGVKPFKCPNCEREFSQQGNLKRHMATHKPDT; the protein is encoded by the exons ATGGCGTGGAAAAGCACAG GCACCCCACTCCCACCAGCCTCCTTTCTCCTCGTTGTTCCCCCAGTGAGACTTGTATCTGCGCTCATGTTGCAAATAGTGCAGCAGCATGTCGTGACGCGCTATGACAAGCTGGTGGACTTCATCACCTTGACGACGGAGATGGTCCCAGAGCTGCTGAATCCCAGTCAGAGAGCTCAGCTGATTCTGGGCCTGAGAGCGAGG CTGGTTCTGGAGCTGTGTCGTGGTGATGGAGTCGCCAACCTGCAGGCCATCCAGAGCCACCTGGATAAAATCCACGCCTGTGGCTCTGATCTGAGCTCCACTGATGAGAtg CAGGTCAACGGTGATATTCTGGAGATGTCGTACACCAACTTTGCCAGCCTGGTGCAGAACCTTTTAAATGTTCCATATGAAAAGGATTATTTCTTCAGA GAGGTTTTTCCTGAAAACTACGGCTCTAACTATGACCAAagactgcagcagctggtgtctCGGTTCCTGTCCCGTCTGGAGCAACTGCTGCCCATACCCGACCTGCAGCAG accgCGGCATGGCTCACTGAGACCGACTATGTGGCAGAGGAATTGGATCAGCATCTGTCTGAATCATTTGCTGTGAAGACTCTGCTTCTTCATCACAGACACTTGGGAACTCTCAGCTCGG ACTCCTCCAGCAGTGAAGAAGACAACCTGTTGTCCACTCTGGCCCTCCCTGTGCAGACTGCAGTGGAGAGGTTAACTGAGCATTtcagtgaagatgatgattatGTGAGTGAGGAACAGACACTGGAAGAATTAGACGAAGACTCCAATAAAGACAATGCAGATGAGTCGttgccaaaaaaagaaacag GTCATCCAGCCCGTTTATTCATCTGCTCTCAGTGTTCGTTCACTCACCAAACAAAGAGGAGGGTCCAGCAGCACATCCAGAGTGAGCACCACATGACAGTTCCTGTTCTGAAAAGGTTTTCTGTGAAAGACGGAGAAAGGACCCGGCAGACAAGTAAAGAGTCCAACACTGAGAAGGATAAACAAGGAGGTGGCTCgaagaaaaagaagcaacaaAAAGACGGTGACAAAAAAAAGCGGGAACACAAgtggaagaagaaagacaatTTGGAAAACAAGGAACGGTGTGCGACGAAAGAGCCCACGGAGGAGGACAAAAGGTTTCTGAACAGGAGAGCTGTGAACAAAAACttcacagaggaagaaaccaaATGCTCCAAGTGTGAAAAGACTTTTGAACTTCCAAATCAGCTTAAGACTCACATGAAGCTCCACAGCTTGAAGCACCACTGCAGCCAGTGTGAGAAGGGATTCAGCAGCTCGTCAGGCTACTATCAGCACCAGAGACTCCACAAGAGTGGGCGCATTTTCAACTGCAGCCATTGCAACAAAGGATTCCTGTGCAACTACTCGCTGAAGCAGCATGAACGTCTGCACGAAGGCCCGTCCAATCAGTGCGGGGTGTGCGGGAAAGGCTTCAGCAAAGCAGGCATCAAGAGGCACATGCAGATGCACAGAGGGGAGAAGAATTACCTGTGCACAACATGCGGCAAGATGTTTTTTTCGTCCGGAGAGCTACTGCTGCACACTCGCTCTCACACCGGAGAGACGCCGTACACCTGCACCCACTGCGGGAAAGGATTCTCCTCGAAAAGTCACCTGATTGTTCACAACCGCTCTCACACAGGGGAGCGGCCGTACCTCTGCTCCGAGTGTCCCAAACGTTTCCTCACACTGAACTGCCTGAAGAGACACACGCTCAGCCACAACGGGGTCAAACCGTTCAAATGTCCGAACTGCGAGAGAGAATTCTCCCAGCAGGGGAATCTGAAAAGACACATGGCGACTCATAAGCCTGACACGTGA
- the LOC109997948 gene encoding zinc finger protein 154 isoform X2, whose protein sequence is MAWKSTGTPLPPASFLLVVPPVRLVSALMLQIVQQHVVTRYDKLVDFITLTTEMVPELLNPSQRAQLILGLRARLVLELCRGDGVANLQAIQSHLDKIHACGSDLSSTDEMVNGDILEMSYTNFASLVQNLLNVPYEKDYFFREVFPENYGSNYDQRLQQLVSRFLSRLEQLLPIPDLQQTAAWLTETDYVAEELDQHLSESFAVKTLLLHHRHLGTLSSDSSSSEEDNLLSTLALPVQTAVERLTEHFSEDDDYVSEEQTLEELDEDSNKDNADESLPKKETGHPARLFICSQCSFTHQTKRRVQQHIQSEHHMTVPVLKRFSVKDGERTRQTSKESNTEKDKQGGGSKKKKQQKDGDKKKREHKWKKKDNLENKERCATKEPTEEDKRFLNRRAVNKNFTEEETKCSKCEKTFELPNQLKTHMKLHSLKHHCSQCEKGFSSSSGYYQHQRLHKSGRIFNCSHCNKGFLCNYSLKQHERLHEGPSNQCGVCGKGFSKAGIKRHMQMHRGEKNYLCTTCGKMFFSSGELLLHTRSHTGETPYTCTHCGKGFSSKSHLIVHNRSHTGERPYLCSECPKRFLTLNCLKRHTLSHNGVKPFKCPNCEREFSQQGNLKRHMATHKPDT, encoded by the exons ATGGCGTGGAAAAGCACAG GCACCCCACTCCCACCAGCCTCCTTTCTCCTCGTTGTTCCCCCAGTGAGACTTGTATCTGCGCTCATGTTGCAAATAGTGCAGCAGCATGTCGTGACGCGCTATGACAAGCTGGTGGACTTCATCACCTTGACGACGGAGATGGTCCCAGAGCTGCTGAATCCCAGTCAGAGAGCTCAGCTGATTCTGGGCCTGAGAGCGAGG CTGGTTCTGGAGCTGTGTCGTGGTGATGGAGTCGCCAACCTGCAGGCCATCCAGAGCCACCTGGATAAAATCCACGCCTGTGGCTCTGATCTGAGCTCCACTGATGAGAtg GTCAACGGTGATATTCTGGAGATGTCGTACACCAACTTTGCCAGCCTGGTGCAGAACCTTTTAAATGTTCCATATGAAAAGGATTATTTCTTCAGA GAGGTTTTTCCTGAAAACTACGGCTCTAACTATGACCAAagactgcagcagctggtgtctCGGTTCCTGTCCCGTCTGGAGCAACTGCTGCCCATACCCGACCTGCAGCAG accgCGGCATGGCTCACTGAGACCGACTATGTGGCAGAGGAATTGGATCAGCATCTGTCTGAATCATTTGCTGTGAAGACTCTGCTTCTTCATCACAGACACTTGGGAACTCTCAGCTCGG ACTCCTCCAGCAGTGAAGAAGACAACCTGTTGTCCACTCTGGCCCTCCCTGTGCAGACTGCAGTGGAGAGGTTAACTGAGCATTtcagtgaagatgatgattatGTGAGTGAGGAACAGACACTGGAAGAATTAGACGAAGACTCCAATAAAGACAATGCAGATGAGTCGttgccaaaaaaagaaacag GTCATCCAGCCCGTTTATTCATCTGCTCTCAGTGTTCGTTCACTCACCAAACAAAGAGGAGGGTCCAGCAGCACATCCAGAGTGAGCACCACATGACAGTTCCTGTTCTGAAAAGGTTTTCTGTGAAAGACGGAGAAAGGACCCGGCAGACAAGTAAAGAGTCCAACACTGAGAAGGATAAACAAGGAGGTGGCTCgaagaaaaagaagcaacaaAAAGACGGTGACAAAAAAAAGCGGGAACACAAgtggaagaagaaagacaatTTGGAAAACAAGGAACGGTGTGCGACGAAAGAGCCCACGGAGGAGGACAAAAGGTTTCTGAACAGGAGAGCTGTGAACAAAAACttcacagaggaagaaaccaaATGCTCCAAGTGTGAAAAGACTTTTGAACTTCCAAATCAGCTTAAGACTCACATGAAGCTCCACAGCTTGAAGCACCACTGCAGCCAGTGTGAGAAGGGATTCAGCAGCTCGTCAGGCTACTATCAGCACCAGAGACTCCACAAGAGTGGGCGCATTTTCAACTGCAGCCATTGCAACAAAGGATTCCTGTGCAACTACTCGCTGAAGCAGCATGAACGTCTGCACGAAGGCCCGTCCAATCAGTGCGGGGTGTGCGGGAAAGGCTTCAGCAAAGCAGGCATCAAGAGGCACATGCAGATGCACAGAGGGGAGAAGAATTACCTGTGCACAACATGCGGCAAGATGTTTTTTTCGTCCGGAGAGCTACTGCTGCACACTCGCTCTCACACCGGAGAGACGCCGTACACCTGCACCCACTGCGGGAAAGGATTCTCCTCGAAAAGTCACCTGATTGTTCACAACCGCTCTCACACAGGGGAGCGGCCGTACCTCTGCTCCGAGTGTCCCAAACGTTTCCTCACACTGAACTGCCTGAAGAGACACACGCTCAGCCACAACGGGGTCAAACCGTTCAAATGTCCGAACTGCGAGAGAGAATTCTCCCAGCAGGGGAATCTGAAAAGACACATGGCGACTCATAAGCCTGACACGTGA